One genomic segment of Methylocystis sp. SC2 includes these proteins:
- a CDS encoding glutathione S-transferase family protein, whose translation MLTLYYHTGACSLAPHIALEWIGAPYETKAVEFGDKDYLKINPAGAVPALDTGEGWILTQAAAVLRYLAGRFPRSGIAPDGSPRDEAEADRWASFITGDLHPAFFPLFLPDRYTRAREKEEFDNVREAAKALIRKKFGILDAHLSGRRYMVGDRRSYVDAYVFPMERWAAAMLEDGLSKYPNVQKHHDMMAADEGVKRALAAEGA comes from the coding sequence ATGCTCACGCTCTACTATCACACAGGCGCGTGTTCGCTCGCGCCGCATATCGCGCTCGAATGGATTGGCGCGCCCTACGAGACCAAGGCGGTCGAGTTCGGCGACAAGGACTATTTGAAGATCAATCCCGCGGGCGCAGTGCCGGCGCTCGACACCGGCGAAGGCTGGATTCTGACCCAGGCCGCGGCCGTGCTGCGCTATCTCGCCGGCCGCTTCCCGCGCTCGGGGATCGCCCCCGACGGTTCGCCGCGCGACGAGGCCGAGGCCGACCGCTGGGCATCCTTTATCACCGGCGATCTCCACCCGGCCTTTTTCCCGCTGTTCCTGCCCGACCGCTATACGCGCGCCCGGGAGAAAGAAGAGTTCGACAATGTGCGCGAGGCCGCCAAGGCGCTGATCCGCAAGAAGTTCGGCATTCTCGACGCGCATCTGTCGGGTCGCCGCTACATGGTCGGCGACAGGCGCAGCTATGTCGACGCCTACGTCTTTCCGATGGAGCGCTGGGCCGCGGCGATGCTTGAGGACGGTCTGTCCAAATACCCCAATGTTCAGAAGCACCACGACATGATGGCGGCGGACGAGGGGGTTAAGCGCGCGCTGGCGGCGGAAGGGGCCTGA
- a CDS encoding DUF3592 domain-containing protein → MKDFIVIFVLCIIALPILKRWVYFRRSVMVKGTVVDFRPVYTDDGRMWCPNIEYVGLDGEKKIFESGTGATYRMWKIGETVDVALDPVRDSAPEVYSIGFELIIGSIFLFILLAAVYDALK, encoded by the coding sequence ATGAAGGATTTTATCGTTATTTTTGTGTTGTGCATAATTGCCCTCCCCATACTTAAGCGATGGGTATATTTTCGACGGTCCGTAATGGTAAAGGGAACCGTTGTCGATTTTCGACCTGTATACACCGATGATGGCAGAATGTGGTGCCCAAACATCGAATATGTGGGTCTTGATGGAGAGAAGAAAATATTTGAGTCAGGGACAGGCGCAACATATAGAATGTGGAAAATAGGAGAGACTGTTGATGTGGCTCTCGATCCCGTTCGCGATTCGGCTCCAGAAGTTTACTCAATAGGTTTTGAACTAATTATAGGAAGTATATTTCTATTTATCCTATTGGCGGCAGTTTATGATGCGCTAAAATAG
- a CDS encoding glucose 1-dehydrogenase, producing MARFDGKVALVTGAARGLGRVTALAFAREGARVAIADLDEAGGRETLDMIRAEGGEGLFTRADMRIERDVEAMVAKTVEAYGRLDCAVNNAGVVRFKPIAEETEEGFNFHIDVNLRGVFFCMKHEIRQMRQNGGGAIVNQSSITGSLTGNPAEGAYAASKGGVDGLTKTVALEVAKDNISVNAICACGIDAPGDVFHQWMEKEHISPEQAGKLFPIGRMGKAEELTEAVLFLCSEQARFIVGHLLVVDGGWIAR from the coding sequence ATGGCTCGATTTGACGGTAAGGTCGCGCTCGTGACCGGCGCGGCGAGAGGCCTCGGGCGGGTGACGGCGCTGGCCTTCGCGCGCGAGGGGGCGAGGGTCGCGATCGCCGACCTCGACGAGGCTGGCGGGCGCGAGACTCTCGATATGATCCGCGCCGAAGGCGGCGAGGGGCTCTTTACGCGCGCCGATATGCGGATCGAGCGGGACGTCGAAGCCATGGTCGCGAAGACGGTCGAAGCCTACGGTCGCCTGGACTGCGCGGTGAACAACGCCGGCGTCGTGCGCTTCAAGCCCATCGCCGAGGAGACGGAGGAGGGCTTCAACTTCCACATCGACGTCAATCTGCGCGGCGTGTTCTTCTGCATGAAGCACGAAATCCGGCAGATGCGCCAGAACGGCGGCGGCGCCATCGTCAACCAGTCGTCGATCACCGGCAGCCTCACCGGCAATCCGGCCGAAGGCGCCTATGCCGCCTCCAAGGGCGGCGTCGACGGCTTGACCAAGACGGTCGCGCTCGAGGTCGCCAAGGACAATATCAGCGTCAACGCCATTTGCGCCTGCGGCATCGACGCCCCCGGCGACGTCTTCCATCAATGGATGGAGAAGGAGCACATCAGCCCTGAGCAGGCCGGGAAGCTGTTTCCCATCGGACGCATGGGCAAGGCCGAGGAGCTGACGGAGGCCGTGCTGTTCCTGTGCTCCGAGCAGGCGCGCTTCATCGTCGGCCACCTCCTCGTCGTCGACGGCGGATGGATCGCCCGCTGA
- a CDS encoding acyl-CoA dehydrogenase family protein codes for MTAAVATKLEAADWTSDAKEALAAVEALYKDALASVRARVTKDGKLSSELIEADQHAAHGLAWLATYIQGLRELVDYAERLSGEGAYGETEELLNRIGFAEFLAQVYGGIPMSQGEIVRLSDFGLTGQQIAARRPACVDRLILTGNTPANRARLAELIDHHAAAETIGASGLDETLEAIRSEMRKFAADTVVPHAHEWHLKNDYIPLEVISGLAELGVFGLTIPEEFGGSGMGKIAMCVVSEELSRAYIGVGSLGTRSEIAGELILVGGTPAQKEKYLPKIASGEILPTAVFTEPNNGSDLAGLRTRATLEGGAYKVFGNKTWITHPVRADLMTLLVRTNPNEKGYKGLSMLLAEKPRGTDSDPFPAKGMTGGEIEVLGYRGMKEFEIGFDNFEVPAENLLGGEEGKGFKQLMETFESARIQTAARALGVAQCALDLGLKYAKERIQFGKPLFSFPRVFNKIVSMAVEIHVARQITYFAAREKDAGKRCDLEAGMAKLLGARVAWAAADNALQIHGGNGFALEYPVSRVLCDARILNIFEGAAEIQAQVIARRLLEG; via the coding sequence ATGACCGCAGCCGTCGCGACGAAACTTGAAGCCGCCGATTGGACGAGTGACGCGAAAGAGGCGCTCGCCGCCGTCGAGGCGCTCTACAAGGACGCGCTCGCGAGCGTGCGCGCCCGCGTCACCAAGGACGGCAAGCTTTCCAGCGAGCTGATCGAGGCCGACCAGCACGCCGCGCACGGGCTCGCCTGGCTCGCGACCTATATCCAGGGCCTGCGCGAACTCGTCGACTACGCCGAGCGCCTCTCCGGTGAGGGCGCCTATGGCGAGACCGAAGAGCTTTTGAACCGGATCGGCTTCGCCGAATTCCTCGCGCAAGTTTACGGCGGCATTCCGATGAGCCAGGGCGAGATCGTCCGGCTCAGCGATTTCGGGCTCACGGGCCAGCAGATCGCGGCCCGGCGTCCCGCTTGCGTCGACCGGTTGATCCTTACCGGCAACACGCCGGCGAACCGCGCCCGCCTCGCCGAACTCATCGACCATCACGCCGCGGCCGAGACCATCGGCGCCTCCGGCCTCGACGAGACGCTGGAGGCGATCCGCAGCGAGATGCGCAAATTCGCGGCCGACACTGTCGTCCCCCATGCGCATGAATGGCATTTGAAGAACGATTACATTCCGCTCGAGGTGATTTCCGGCCTCGCCGAACTCGGCGTCTTCGGCCTGACGATTCCGGAAGAATTCGGCGGCTCCGGCATGGGCAAGATCGCCATGTGCGTCGTCTCCGAGGAATTGTCGCGCGCCTATATCGGGGTCGGCTCGCTCGGCACGCGCTCTGAGATCGCCGGCGAACTCATTCTCGTCGGCGGCACGCCGGCGCAGAAGGAGAAATATCTCCCCAAGATCGCAAGCGGCGAGATCCTGCCGACCGCCGTCTTCACCGAGCCCAACAATGGCTCCGATCTCGCCGGGCTGCGCACCCGCGCGACGCTGGAAGGCGGCGCCTATAAGGTCTTTGGCAACAAGACCTGGATCACCCATCCGGTGCGCGCCGATCTGATGACGCTGCTCGTGCGCACCAATCCGAATGAGAAGGGCTACAAGGGCCTCTCCATGCTGCTCGCGGAAAAGCCGCGCGGAACCGACAGCGATCCTTTCCCCGCCAAGGGGATGACCGGCGGCGAGATCGAAGTGCTCGGCTATCGCGGCATGAAGGAGTTCGAGATCGGCTTCGACAATTTCGAAGTGCCGGCGGAAAACCTTCTCGGCGGCGAGGAAGGCAAGGGCTTCAAGCAGCTCATGGAGACCTTCGAGTCGGCGCGCATCCAGACGGCGGCGCGGGCGCTCGGCGTCGCCCAATGCGCCCTCGACCTCGGCCTGAAATACGCCAAGGAGCGCATTCAGTTCGGCAAGCCGCTGTTCTCCTTCCCGCGCGTCTTCAACAAGATCGTCTCGATGGCGGTCGAGATTCACGTCGCCCGCCAGATCACCTATTTCGCCGCGCGCGAGAAGGACGCGGGCAAGCGCTGCGATCTCGAGGCCGGCATGGCTAAGCTCCTGGGCGCGCGCGTCGCCTGGGCCGCGGCCGACAACGCCCTGCAGATACACGGCGGCAACGGCTTCGCGCTCGAATATCCGGTCTCGCGCGTGCTCTGCGACGCCCGCATCCTCAATATTTTCGAGGGCGCGGCGGAGATTCAGGCGCAGGTCATCGCGCGACGGCTGCTGGAGGGGTGA
- a CDS encoding cytochrome P450, with product MFHDPDFMPFAPNERPSWRSAKRNFLENWPPAAYRETYFTLDGFWPFVGRTHYLADPELIEDMLITRAESFTRDFITIGALSSVINRDALFFVEGADWKWQRRALAPAFRHDNLLALTPTFVDCAKAQAEVLRASPHATPVDVMNATSNVTLAVIEKAVLGVTGAFDRGKFVAALQESFAAISWQRIFILLRLPTRLPFPGSSKINRDMRYLYDETARLLAARRASGGRTQAIIDRLLAAKDPESGRSMTDAELIANLYGFLVAGHETSAVALGWSLWLLAKDQASQERVREEARAIAGDADISDDTIEKLQFTKQVIQESMRLFPPAAAIGRQPREDMMLGPHKISKNEPVYAALWALHRHEKLWDAPNAFDPDRFAPDKAKTRHRCAYMPFGAGPRICIGMGFAMLEMVAILATLVREFRFTPVDGHRLELAPDFTTRAKGGLPLHVRPL from the coding sequence ATGTTTCACGATCCGGATTTCATGCCCTTTGCGCCCAATGAGCGCCCGTCCTGGCGCTCCGCCAAGCGCAATTTTCTCGAAAACTGGCCGCCCGCCGCCTATCGCGAAACCTATTTCACGCTTGACGGCTTCTGGCCGTTCGTCGGGCGCACGCATTATCTCGCTGATCCCGAACTCATCGAAGACATGCTGATCACGCGCGCGGAGAGTTTTACGCGCGACTTCATCACAATCGGCGCGCTGTCGTCGGTCATCAACCGCGACGCGCTGTTCTTTGTCGAAGGCGCGGACTGGAAATGGCAGCGGCGCGCGCTCGCGCCCGCCTTCCGACACGACAATCTTCTGGCGCTCACGCCGACATTCGTCGATTGCGCCAAAGCCCAGGCGGAGGTTTTGCGCGCCTCGCCTCACGCTACGCCAGTCGACGTGATGAACGCCACGTCGAACGTCACTCTCGCGGTCATCGAGAAAGCCGTGCTTGGCGTCACGGGCGCCTTCGATCGCGGCAAATTTGTCGCCGCCTTGCAGGAGAGTTTCGCCGCCATCTCCTGGCAGCGAATCTTCATCCTGCTTCGACTGCCGACACGGCTGCCGTTTCCCGGTTCGTCGAAAATCAATCGCGACATGCGCTACCTCTACGACGAGACCGCGCGCCTCCTCGCGGCGCGGCGCGCGTCAGGCGGGCGAACGCAGGCGATCATCGATCGGCTGCTTGCCGCCAAGGACCCCGAAAGCGGCCGGTCGATGACCGACGCCGAACTCATCGCCAATCTCTATGGCTTTCTGGTCGCTGGGCATGAAACATCGGCCGTCGCGCTCGGCTGGAGCCTGTGGCTGCTGGCCAAGGATCAGGCGTCGCAGGAACGCGTGCGGGAAGAAGCGCGCGCGATCGCCGGCGACGCCGACATCAGCGACGATACGATCGAAAAACTGCAATTTACAAAGCAGGTGATACAGGAATCGATGCGCCTCTTTCCGCCGGCCGCCGCGATTGGGCGACAGCCGCGCGAAGACATGATGCTTGGCCCGCATAAAATCTCGAAGAACGAGCCGGTCTATGCGGCGCTCTGGGCGCTGCATCGTCACGAGAAACTCTGGGACGCGCCCAACGCTTTCGACCCCGACCGCTTCGCGCCGGACAAAGCCAAGACGCGCCATCGCTGCGCTTACATGCCGTTTGGCGCCGGCCCGCGCATCTGCATCGGCATGGGGTTCGCGATGCTGGAGATGGTCGCGATCCTTGCGACGCTCGTTCGGGAATTTCGCTTCACGCCGGTCGACGGCCACCGCCTCGAACTGGCGCCCGATTTCACGACGCGCGCGAAGGGCGGCCTGCCGCTACATGTCCGGCCGCTGTAA